The following coding sequences are from one Saprospiraceae bacterium window:
- a CDS encoding acyl-CoA dehydrogenase family protein translates to MKHREDTYEGHDYYALNQLLSEDHLMARQAVRDWVKREVSPIIEDYSDRHSCPTHLFKGLADIGAFGPSLPVKYGGGGMDEIAYGVIMQELERGDSGIRSMASVQGSLVMYPIYKYASEEQKLKYLPKLGSGEFIGCFGLTEPDFGSNPAGMVTRVVDDGDAYVLNGSKMWITNSPVADLAVVWAKDEQGDILGMVVEKDAKGFSAPEIHGKWSLRASITGELVFEDVRVPKSQVFPNVKGLKGPLSCLSKARYGIAWGAIGAALDCYDCALKYSKERIQFGKPIGAFQLTQKKLAEMITEITKAQLLAWRLGSLANKSEATPAQISMAKRNNVNMALQIAREARQIFGGMGITNEYPIMRHMMNLETVLTYEGTHDIHLLITGMDVTGFNAFQ, encoded by the coding sequence ATGAAACACAGAGAAGATACTTACGAAGGACACGATTATTATGCGCTGAATCAACTGTTGTCAGAAGATCATCTGATGGCAAGACAAGCCGTCAGGGATTGGGTAAAGCGCGAAGTTAGTCCTATCATAGAAGATTACTCAGATAGGCACAGTTGCCCCACTCACTTGTTCAAAGGGCTGGCAGATATTGGTGCTTTCGGGCCAAGCTTGCCTGTCAAGTACGGAGGTGGCGGCATGGATGAAATAGCATATGGTGTGATCATGCAGGAGCTCGAAAGGGGCGATAGTGGTATCCGCTCAATGGCATCAGTTCAAGGCTCTCTCGTCATGTATCCCATATATAAGTACGCTTCCGAAGAACAAAAATTGAAGTACCTACCCAAACTTGGATCGGGTGAATTTATAGGTTGTTTTGGCTTGACTGAACCAGATTTTGGCTCCAATCCGGCTGGAATGGTCACTCGAGTTGTAGATGATGGAGACGCCTATGTCCTCAATGGTTCGAAGATGTGGATTACCAATTCGCCGGTCGCCGATCTGGCAGTGGTTTGGGCAAAAGATGAACAAGGAGATATACTGGGAATGGTTGTAGAAAAAGATGCGAAAGGGTTTTCTGCTCCTGAAATCCACGGAAAATGGTCTTTGCGCGCTTCTATCACGGGTGAACTGGTTTTCGAGGACGTACGAGTTCCGAAATCTCAGGTATTCCCAAATGTAAAAGGTTTGAAAGGTCCCTTGTCCTGTCTTTCCAAGGCGCGCTATGGCATCGCTTGGGGAGCTATTGGTGCAGCTCTGGATTGTTATGATTGCGCATTAAAGTATTCCAAAGAGCGGATTCAGTTTGGTAAACCCATTGGCGCATTCCAGTTGACCCAGAAAAAACTGGCTGAAATGATTACAGAAATCACAAAGGCTCAGTTGCTGGCTTGGAGATTGGGGTCGCTAGCTAATAAATCCGAGGCGACACCTGCCCAGATTTCGATGGCAAAACGAAATAATGTCAACATGGCTCTCCAGATTGCCAGAGAAGCGCGACAGATTTTTGGTGGTATGGGCATCACAAACGAATACCCAATCATGAGACATATGATGAATTTGGAAACAGTTCTCACCTACGAAGGTACACATGACATTCATTTACTCATAACAGGAATGGATGTGACAGGTTTTAATGCATTTCAATAG
- a CDS encoding DNA polymerase III subunit alpha: protein MYLSCHSYYSLRYGTIPPEDLPQIAADMGIDRLCLADINNTSETFAFIRACRKWNIHPVCGVDFRQVDPETKKLEFRYLGIARNNEGWNELCRYLSEHSLHSQTMPLLAPEWRHCHVVYRKLVKPIESFLPHEWLGISPGEVHSLYRSPLRQHLDKLVIYAPVTFRDQEHYRLHKLLRCIDRNIILGKLEPADYAAEDEHFRRPDDLVRAFEKYPQIIANTRSVLDSCTLDLPSGMDNNRISFTASVSDDYKLLNKLALQGCRRRYGPTNEKALERVRKELRVIHNLGFSSYFLITWDIVRYAQSAGYYHIGRGSGANSIVAFCLYITDVDPLELDLYFERFINPHRSSPPDFDIDFSWNERDDVTEYIFERYGREHTALLATYNTFKGKSIIRELGKVLGLPKADIDTIVDHPLASDRHHPYARHIFRYGKLMEGFPNYLSIHAGGVLISEKPLFYHTALQQMPKGFPIVHFDMYGAEDLGFHKYDILSQRGLGHIKDSVDLIRQNRGQQVNIHDIIRIKSDPQVRTQLRSGQAIGCFYVESPAMRGLLTKLRCDDYVHLVAASSIIRPGVAKSGMMREYIERFHNQAEIRYLHPVFEQHLSETYGVMVYQEDVMKIVHHFAGLDLDESDVLRRIMTGKKKSSDTFRNLMEKYFRNCKERAYSDELTQEVWRQIESFSGYSFCKAHSASFAVESFQSLFLKTYYPLEFMVAVINNFGGFYRTEVYVHEARMAGATIEAPCVNHSRYLTHIYDKTIYLGFVHVSSLEADLSRQIVSERDKRGPFAGLEDFVQRVRIGREQLNLLVRIGAFRFTGRHKCEMMWEKTAVFEPKTHYTASRPIFAIPEDEYRLPLLEDGKYDQAFDEIELLGFPLCSPFDLLKDSLPRSVPTARMKDFIGRKVTMHGYYVTYKPVTTSNHKHMAFGTWLDREGRFFDSTHFPQSLQKYPLQGRGVYELYGIITEDFGFPSIEVTAHKKLPYVSDERY from the coding sequence ATGTATCTGTCTTGTCATAGTTACTATTCTTTGAGATATGGGACGATTCCGCCCGAAGACCTACCGCAGATAGCTGCTGACATGGGAATAGACCGTCTGTGCTTGGCTGACATCAACAATACTTCAGAGACATTTGCCTTCATTCGTGCATGCAGAAAGTGGAACATCCATCCGGTTTGTGGGGTTGACTTCAGGCAGGTGGATCCTGAGACTAAGAAGCTGGAGTTTCGTTATCTCGGCATTGCCCGCAACAACGAAGGGTGGAACGAGCTCTGTCGATATCTCAGCGAACACAGCTTACATTCTCAGACGATGCCTTTGCTCGCTCCCGAATGGCGTCACTGTCATGTCGTCTACCGCAAACTGGTCAAGCCAATAGAGAGCTTCCTTCCCCACGAATGGCTGGGTATAAGCCCGGGAGAAGTGCATAGCTTGTATCGTTCTCCGCTGCGTCAGCACCTCGACAAACTCGTGATCTATGCTCCCGTGACCTTTAGAGATCAGGAGCATTATCGCTTGCACAAACTCCTCCGATGCATCGACCGCAACATCATACTCGGCAAACTGGAACCCGCAGATTATGCAGCCGAAGATGAGCATTTTCGTCGACCGGATGACCTAGTCCGCGCATTTGAAAAATATCCGCAGATCATCGCCAATACCCGATCTGTTTTAGATTCTTGCACGCTCGACCTGCCTTCCGGAATGGACAACAATCGCATCAGTTTTACCGCCTCCGTATCGGATGATTACAAGTTGCTCAACAAGCTTGCCTTGCAGGGCTGCAGACGACGTTATGGCCCTACAAACGAAAAGGCTCTGGAGCGTGTGCGCAAGGAACTCCGTGTCATCCACAACCTCGGCTTTTCCTCTTATTTTCTCATCACCTGGGACATCGTCCGCTATGCCCAGAGCGCCGGTTATTATCACATCGGACGCGGCAGCGGCGCCAACAGTATTGTCGCTTTCTGCCTTTATATCACAGACGTGGACCCGCTTGAACTAGATCTTTATTTCGAGAGATTTATCAACCCACACAGAAGTTCCCCACCGGATTTCGATATCGATTTTTCCTGGAACGAACGCGATGATGTCACAGAGTACATTTTCGAACGATACGGTCGCGAACATACTGCTCTGCTTGCCACATACAACACTTTCAAGGGCAAATCCATCATCCGCGAACTGGGTAAAGTGCTCGGACTGCCCAAAGCCGACATCGACACGATCGTCGATCATCCCCTTGCTTCTGACAGACATCACCCCTATGCGCGACACATCTTCCGTTATGGCAAGCTGATGGAGGGCTTTCCCAACTACCTCTCCATTCATGCAGGTGGAGTCCTGATCTCTGAGAAGCCATTGTTCTATCATACCGCTTTGCAACAAATGCCCAAGGGCTTTCCCATCGTCCATTTTGACATGTACGGTGCAGAAGATCTCGGTTTTCACAAGTACGACATCCTAAGCCAGCGTGGACTTGGACATATCAAAGATTCCGTAGATCTTATCCGCCAAAATCGCGGCCAACAGGTCAATATCCATGACATCATCCGCATCAAGTCAGATCCTCAGGTCAGAACACAACTCCGCAGTGGTCAGGCCATAGGCTGTTTTTATGTAGAATCACCCGCCATGCGTGGACTACTCACAAAGTTGCGATGTGACGACTACGTTCATCTGGTGGCCGCCAGCTCCATCATCCGGCCCGGTGTAGCCAAGAGCGGAATGATGAGAGAGTACATTGAACGGTTCCACAATCAGGCAGAGATACGCTACCTCCATCCTGTATTTGAACAGCATCTCAGTGAGACCTATGGAGTCATGGTTTATCAAGAGGATGTGATGAAGATAGTCCATCATTTTGCGGGCCTTGACCTCGACGAAAGCGATGTACTGAGACGTATCATGACCGGCAAGAAGAAGTCATCTGACACCTTCCGCAATCTGATGGAGAAGTACTTCCGCAACTGCAAGGAGAGAGCTTACAGCGACGAACTGACGCAGGAGGTGTGGCGTCAGATAGAGAGCTTTAGCGGGTATTCGTTTTGCAAGGCACATTCGGCATCATTTGCAGTGGAGTCTTTCCAGAGCCTCTTCCTCAAGACCTATTATCCCCTGGAGTTTATGGTTGCGGTGATCAATAATTTTGGTGGCTTTTATCGTACAGAGGTGTATGTCCACGAAGCCCGGATGGCAGGCGCTACGATAGAAGCTCCTTGTGTCAATCATAGCAGATACCTGACCCATATCTATGATAAGACTATCTACCTCGGCTTTGTACATGTCTCCTCTCTGGAGGCCGACTTATCAAGGCAGATTGTGAGCGAGCGCGACAAGAGAGGACCTTTTGCGGGTCTCGAGGACTTTGTACAGCGCGTACGCATAGGACGCGAGCAGCTCAATTTGCTCGTACGCATAGGCGCCTTCCGTTTTACGGGAAGACACAAGTGCGAGATGATGTGGGAGAAAACCGCAGTGTTCGAACCCAAAACTCACTATACGGCCTCCCGACCGATATTTGCCATTCCGGAAGACGAGTACCGATTGCCTTTGCTCGAAGATGGTAAGTATGACCAGGCTTTTGACGAGATCGAACTTCTGGGTTTTCCATTGTGCAGCCCGTTCGACTTACTCAAAGATAGCCTTCCGAGAAGTGTGCCCACAGCAAGGATGAAGGACTTCATAGGTCGCAAGGTCACCATGCACGGCTATTACGTGACATATAAACCCGTCACTACGTCCAACCACAAGCACATGGCTTTCGGCACCTGGCTGGATCGCGAAGGCCGTTTTTTCGACAGCACACATTTCCCCCAGTCCTTGCAAAAGTATCCATTACAAGGGCGCGGGGTTTACGAGCTGTACGGCATCATTACCGAAGATTTTGGTTTTCCCTCCATAGAAGTCACAGCTCACAAAAAGCTCCCTTACGTCAGCGACGAGAGATACTGA
- a CDS encoding dihydroneopterin aldolase, whose product MASQQISLHIIDMSFRESHGLYEIENKTKQDFLVSTWIRYSFDPDHPEEYIDYVAVYADVRAQMKIPEGLMENLVIRIQEYLSDRYPMIEYCKVCIRKSPVLHGPYGSLDICYEGLGGLK is encoded by the coding sequence ATGGCAAGTCAACAAATCTCACTTCACATCATTGACATGAGTTTTCGTGAGAGTCACGGACTCTACGAAATCGAAAACAAAACAAAGCAAGATTTTCTGGTTTCCACTTGGATCAGGTATAGTTTTGATCCTGATCATCCGGAAGAATACATAGATTATGTCGCTGTTTATGCAGATGTACGAGCTCAGATGAAAATTCCTGAGGGCTTGATGGAAAACCTGGTCATCCGCATTCAAGAATATTTGAGTGATCGTTATCCTATGATTGAATATTGCAAGGTTTGCATTAGGAAATCACCTGTACTTCATGGGCCATACGGTTCACTCGACATCTGCTATGAAGGTCTTGGAGGTTTAAAATAA